A part of Lacerta agilis isolate rLacAgi1 chromosome 7, rLacAgi1.pri, whole genome shotgun sequence genomic DNA contains:
- the LOC117050130 gene encoding proto-oncogene Mas-like codes for MTVLNATHLPTEYLQVLENIHSPCEHTKSFLICLLQDRMIARFIIFIFMLWLFGNRTIFFFLLFRIRKTFFSVYIWNLAVADFGALLVLCSIFIFFCTCEDSSDALVKLFLLLAYLFFFMQGTSMHFLMSISIDWFLVVLFPIWHRRHSPKYLSVLLSAIVSALLWALSCWLLLFFNLGLDPQTIIIITLMIFAPLMVISTQTLIIKIWHNLGEQGEPCTEILLGMFFSLVTWAPLNLFFALHRDFATISSLAFVFTSLSGTINPVLYILIGQTLLSDSGSPMLYSRWVPRRGGEIN; via the coding sequence ATGACTGTACTGAACGCAACACATCTTCCCACTGAATATTTGCAAGTTTTAGAAAATATTCACAGTCCATGTGAGCACACAAAGAGCTTTCTGATATGCTTATTACAAGATCGTATGATTGCTCGTTTCATTATCTTCATTTTCATGCTTTGGCTTTTTGGGAACAGAAccatcttcttctttctcctcttccgTATTAGGAAGACTTTCTTCTCTGTCTACATCTGGAATTTAGCTGTAGCTGATTTTGGTGCCCTGTTAGTTCTGTGCAGTATCTTCATATTCTTTTGCACTTGTGAGGATTCGAGCGATGCTCTTGTTAAATTGTTCCTGTTACTGGCATACCTATTTTTCTTCATGCAGGGTACTAGCATGCATTTCCTAATGTCCATCAGCATTGATTGGTTCTTGGTTGTCCTCTTCCCTATTTGGCACCGACGTCACAGTCCAAAATATTTGTCTGTTCTCCTATCTGCCATTGTGTCTGCTCTTCTCTGGGCTCTGTCTTGCTGGCTGTTACTGTTCTTCAATTTGGGGCTTGACCCACAGACAATCATTATCATCACCTTAATGATCTTTGCTCCACTAATGGTCATCTCCACCCAGACTCTAATCATCAAGATCTGGCACAATTTAGGTGAGCAAGGAGAACCCTGCACAGAAATTTTGCTTGGGATGTTTTTCTCCCTTGTCACTTGGGCCCCCTTGAATTTGTTCTTTGCCTTGCACCGCGATTTTGCAACCATCTCCTCATTGGCTTTTGTGTTCACTTCTCTGAGTGGCACCATCAACCCAGTACTTTACATTCTCATTGGACAAACACTTCTTT